In Catenulispora sp. MAP5-51, a genomic segment contains:
- a CDS encoding NUDIX hydrolase produces MSPPEGPYARRTARVLLMNKEDRVLLFKFGSRRRQFVWLTPGGGVDEGEALNAAAARELREETGLIATPEELGEVVAVTGGYADLGWVKGTLREDYFFHRVDTDDIDMSGFTDYERKSIAEHRWWSVADLEAAADHVVPWGLAPLLASILRDGLPENLVELPWHH; encoded by the coding sequence ATGTCGCCGCCCGAAGGCCCGTACGCCCGCCGCACCGCCCGCGTCCTGCTGATGAACAAGGAGGACCGGGTACTGCTGTTCAAGTTCGGCAGCCGCAGGCGGCAGTTCGTCTGGCTGACGCCGGGCGGCGGCGTGGACGAGGGCGAGGCGCTGAACGCCGCGGCGGCCCGGGAGCTGCGCGAGGAGACCGGTCTGATCGCGACGCCGGAGGAGCTCGGCGAGGTGGTCGCGGTGACCGGCGGCTACGCGGATCTGGGCTGGGTCAAGGGGACCCTGCGCGAGGACTACTTCTTCCACCGCGTGGACACCGACGACATCGACATGAGCGGCTTCACCGACTACGAGCGCAAGTCCATCGCCGAGCACCGGTGGTGGTCGGTGGCGGACCTGGAAGCCGCCGCCGACCACGTGGTGCCCTGGGGCCTGGCGCCGCTGCTGGCCTCGATCCTGCGGGACGGGCTGCCGGAAAATCTCGTCGAACTGCCGTGGCATCACTGA
- a CDS encoding NAD-dependent deacetylase has product MTTDWRGRTGPIGMLTGAGISTDSGIPDFRGPKGVWTKDPIAELLSTYQNYVADPELRERSWIARRDNPARGAEPNAAHKALAELEHSGRAVRIITQNIDRLHQKGGSSPRKVIEIHGNMSDVVCVGCTYHSTMDATLERVAAGEADPPCPVCGGILKAATIMFGQNLDPKTLWQAEQVAENSAIFLAIGTSLGVQPAASLCEVAVGNGADLVIVNNEPTPYDHLATEVIRDPIGEAVPRIVADLIAAGTENGTSSESAR; this is encoded by the coding sequence ATGACCACCGACTGGCGCGGCCGGACCGGCCCGATCGGCATGCTCACCGGCGCGGGCATCAGCACCGACTCCGGCATCCCGGACTTCCGCGGGCCCAAGGGCGTGTGGACCAAGGACCCGATCGCCGAACTGCTGTCGACCTACCAGAACTACGTCGCCGACCCCGAGCTGCGCGAGCGCTCCTGGATCGCGCGGCGGGACAACCCGGCGCGCGGCGCCGAGCCGAACGCGGCGCACAAGGCGCTGGCCGAGCTGGAGCACTCGGGGCGGGCCGTACGGATCATCACGCAGAACATCGACCGGCTGCACCAGAAGGGCGGCTCCTCGCCCCGCAAGGTGATCGAGATCCACGGGAACATGTCCGACGTGGTCTGCGTCGGCTGCACCTACCACTCCACGATGGACGCGACGCTGGAGCGGGTGGCCGCGGGCGAGGCGGACCCGCCGTGCCCGGTCTGCGGCGGCATCCTGAAGGCGGCGACCATCATGTTCGGCCAGAACCTGGACCCGAAGACGCTGTGGCAGGCCGAGCAGGTCGCCGAGAACTCCGCGATCTTCCTGGCGATCGGCACCTCGCTGGGGGTCCAGCCGGCCGCCTCGCTGTGCGAGGTGGCCGTGGGCAACGGCGCCGACCTGGTGATCGTCAACAACGAGCCGACCCCGTACGACCACCTGGCCACCGAGGTGATCCGCGACCCGATCGGCGAGGCGGTCCCGCGGATCGTCGCCGACCTGATCGCGGCCGGCACCGAGAACGGGACGTCATCGGAATCCGCACGTTAA
- a CDS encoding helix-turn-helix domain-containing protein — MSAPRDDEPTAAGEEPWHPPVSEYAVYMTPAEEHRRLGLALYGAGWHTIAEHGIRWDARVLNCYALHLVTRGSGWIEWGDRPRTRLPIKAPAAFWLFPGLVHSYQPDAGGWTITWALFDGPAAAGYEGLDFLSRSSPVVPLGDARPVRELFRELLTVVRTAGPHYEVSAGILIHRLITAVRDNGPGLRESRAVRALTEHATDPVALQDHATRLGLTVTQLREEVRLATGSTPKEYILRVRLSKAKDLLAATDQSVVQVARAVGYDDPAYFTRLFTQRVGLSPTMFRRSSLSA; from the coding sequence GTGAGTGCGCCCCGGGACGACGAGCCGACGGCCGCCGGGGAGGAGCCCTGGCACCCGCCGGTCTCGGAGTACGCCGTCTACATGACGCCGGCCGAGGAGCACCGCCGCCTCGGCCTGGCGCTGTACGGCGCCGGCTGGCACACCATCGCCGAGCACGGCATCCGCTGGGACGCACGCGTCCTGAACTGCTACGCGCTGCACCTGGTGACCCGCGGCTCGGGCTGGATCGAATGGGGCGACCGTCCGCGCACCCGCCTGCCGATCAAAGCCCCGGCGGCCTTCTGGCTCTTCCCCGGCCTGGTCCACTCCTACCAACCCGACGCCGGCGGCTGGACCATCACCTGGGCCCTGTTCGACGGCCCGGCGGCGGCCGGCTACGAAGGCCTGGACTTCCTCTCCCGCTCCTCCCCGGTGGTCCCCCTCGGCGACGCCCGCCCGGTCCGCGAACTCTTCCGCGAACTCCTCACCGTGGTCCGCACCGCCGGCCCGCACTACGAAGTCTCGGCCGGCATCCTGATACACCGCCTGATCACCGCGGTCCGCGACAACGGCCCGGGCCTGCGCGAATCGCGCGCGGTCCGCGCCCTCACCGAGCACGCCACCGACCCCGTCGCACTCCAGGACCACGCCACGCGCCTCGGCCTGACCGTCACGCAACTGCGCGAGGAAGTGCGACTGGCGACCGGCTCGACGCCGAAGGAGTACATCCTGCGTGTCCGGCTGTCCAAGGCGAAGGACCTGCTGGCCGCGACGGACCAGAGCGTGGTGCAGGTGGCGCGTGCCGTCGGGTACGACGACCCGGCGTACTTCACGCGGTTGTTCACGCAGCGGGTCGGACTGTCGCCGACGATGTTCCGGCGGAGTTCGCTGTCGGCGTGA
- a CDS encoding beta-galactosidase family protein, producing the protein MAHERLLTIDGGRFLRGGREHRIVSAAIHYFRIHPELWRDRLERLRAMGCNTVECYIAWNFHQPTPGPGRFDGWRDVAGFIRLAGELGFDVIARPGPYICAEWDFGGLPAWLLADENVRLRTTDPVYLAAVDQWFDQLIPVLAELQVTRGGPVVAVQVENEYGSFGADPDYLDHLRKGLIGRGVDTLLFTSDGPRELMLAGGAVPDVLATVNFGSRAAEGFETLRRVRPDDPPVCMEYWNGWFDHFGEPHHTRTPEDAARSLDEILAAGGSVNFYMGHGGTNFGFWAGANHSGVLSGDAGYQPTITSYDYDAPVGEAGELTPKFHLFREVIGRYIELPETDRPGTDMPETNLPAPLPRVAPQTVAGPRIAALRDRLDVLATDPVRRPTPEPIEKLGHSFGLVHYRRRLDGPARAHTLRIEGVRDLAQVFADGKLLGRLERDKPEQTLDLQIPDGGLDLEILVEPLGRVNYGPHLADRKGLIGGVRLDHQFQFGWEHRVLPLDGLAGLAADGNQDPATAGPAFHRATVSLPEPADAFLAVPSTARSLVWLNGFLLGRLWDRGPQVTLYAPAPLWQAGENEILVLALEPADGTHSLEIEIRDEPDLGPLADPYTHADY; encoded by the coding sequence GTGGCACACGAGCGCTTACTGACCATCGACGGCGGCAGGTTCCTGCGGGGCGGCCGGGAGCATCGGATCGTCTCGGCGGCGATCCACTACTTCCGGATTCATCCGGAGCTGTGGCGGGACCGGTTGGAGCGGTTGCGCGCGATGGGGTGCAACACCGTCGAGTGCTACATCGCGTGGAACTTCCACCAGCCGACGCCGGGGCCGGGGCGCTTCGACGGGTGGCGGGACGTCGCCGGGTTCATCCGGCTGGCCGGGGAGCTCGGGTTCGACGTGATCGCGCGTCCGGGTCCTTATATCTGTGCGGAGTGGGACTTCGGCGGGTTGCCGGCGTGGTTGCTGGCCGATGAGAACGTGCGGCTGCGCACCACCGATCCGGTCTATCTGGCGGCCGTGGACCAGTGGTTCGACCAGCTGATTCCGGTGCTGGCGGAGTTGCAGGTCACGCGGGGCGGACCGGTGGTGGCGGTGCAGGTCGAGAACGAGTACGGCAGCTTCGGTGCCGATCCCGACTACCTCGACCACCTTCGCAAGGGCCTGATCGGGCGCGGTGTGGACACGCTGCTGTTCACCTCCGACGGCCCGCGGGAGCTGATGCTGGCCGGCGGCGCGGTGCCGGACGTGCTGGCCACCGTGAACTTCGGATCGCGCGCCGCCGAGGGATTCGAGACCCTGCGCCGCGTGCGGCCGGACGACCCGCCGGTCTGCATGGAGTACTGGAACGGCTGGTTCGACCACTTCGGCGAGCCGCACCACACCCGCACCCCGGAGGACGCCGCGCGCTCCCTGGACGAGATCCTCGCGGCTGGCGGCTCGGTCAACTTCTACATGGGACACGGCGGCACCAACTTCGGGTTCTGGGCCGGCGCCAACCACTCCGGCGTGCTGAGCGGCGACGCCGGATATCAGCCCACGATCACCAGCTACGACTACGACGCGCCGGTCGGCGAGGCCGGCGAGCTGACGCCGAAGTTCCACCTCTTCCGCGAGGTCATCGGCCGCTACATCGAGCTGCCGGAGACGGACCGGCCCGGGACGGACATGCCCGAGACGAACCTGCCCGCTCCCCTGCCTCGGGTAGCGCCGCAAACCGTTGCCGGGCCCCGGATCGCCGCCCTGCGCGACCGCCTGGACGTGCTCGCGACGGACCCGGTGCGCCGCCCCACACCGGAACCGATCGAGAAGCTCGGCCACTCCTTCGGCCTGGTCCACTACCGCCGCCGCCTCGACGGCCCCGCGCGCGCCCACACGCTGCGCATCGAGGGCGTCCGCGACCTCGCGCAGGTCTTCGCGGACGGCAAGCTGCTCGGGAGGTTGGAGCGTGACAAGCCCGAGCAGACGCTGGATCTCCAGATCCCGGACGGGGGCCTGGATCTGGAGATCCTCGTCGAGCCGCTGGGCCGGGTGAACTACGGCCCGCACCTGGCCGATCGCAAGGGCCTGATCGGCGGCGTGCGGCTGGACCACCAGTTCCAGTTCGGCTGGGAGCACCGGGTGCTGCCGCTGGATGGCCTGGCAGGGCTGGCGGCCGACGGCAATCAGGACCCCGCGACCGCCGGACCCGCCTTCCACCGCGCCACGGTCAGTCTCCCCGAACCCGCCGACGCGTTCCTCGCCGTCCCCTCCACGGCGCGGAGCCTGGTCTGGCTCAACGGATTCCTGCTCGGACGGCTGTGGGACCGGGGCCCGCAGGTCACGCTCTACGCACCGGCGCCGCTGTGGCAGGCCGGCGAGAACGAGATCCTGGTGCTGGCCCTGGAGCCGGCCGACGGTACGCACAGTCTTGAGATAGAGATCCGCGACGAGCCCGATCTCGGCCCGCTCGCGGATCCCTACACCCACGCGGATTACTGA
- a CDS encoding ABC transporter permease, with protein MSTMAAPSQTPVIAHFAGEPRPRFRDLCRMEWIKIASLRSTWFVLVAAALATVFINLNGVRSDLQYLDYNLAHPEGIMPNGYHFHFYYDPLFRSLSDIAVQLMMLGAAAIGALTMFGEFSTGQVRTTFAAVPKRGGVVAAKITVLCGITTVLAFIVSLISFLGGQAMVASRHVGLSITDHDAQIAIAAYTLVVPVCALVGMLFGALIRNATASIVAVVAFLFLLPSFFGGDKYHWVKEIGHLFPGSAEGTLTFWAKDLNQTNGKWPASHLHAWLVFAGWAVISSVVALVVVKKRDA; from the coding sequence ATGAGCACCATGGCCGCGCCGTCACAGACCCCTGTCATCGCGCACTTCGCCGGTGAGCCGAGGCCGCGCTTCCGCGACCTGTGCCGCATGGAGTGGATCAAGATCGCCTCGCTGCGGTCCACCTGGTTCGTGCTGGTCGCCGCGGCGCTGGCGACCGTGTTCATCAACCTCAACGGTGTCCGCTCCGACTTGCAGTACCTGGACTACAACCTGGCGCATCCCGAAGGGATCATGCCGAACGGCTACCACTTCCACTTCTACTACGACCCGCTGTTCCGGTCGCTCAGCGATATCGCGGTACAGCTGATGATGCTCGGCGCGGCGGCGATCGGCGCGCTGACGATGTTCGGGGAGTTCTCGACCGGCCAGGTCCGCACGACGTTCGCCGCGGTCCCGAAGCGCGGGGGCGTGGTCGCGGCGAAGATCACGGTGCTGTGCGGGATCACCACCGTTCTGGCCTTCATCGTCTCGCTGATCTCCTTCCTCGGGGGCCAGGCGATGGTCGCCAGCCGGCACGTGGGGCTGTCGATTACCGACCACGACGCCCAGATCGCCATCGCCGCCTACACCCTCGTGGTCCCGGTCTGCGCGCTGGTCGGCATGCTGTTCGGCGCCCTGATCCGCAACGCGACGGCCTCGATCGTGGCCGTGGTCGCCTTCCTGTTCCTGCTGCCGTCCTTCTTCGGCGGCGACAAGTACCACTGGGTGAAGGAGATCGGCCACCTGTTCCCGGGCAGCGCCGAGGGCACGCTGACGTTCTGGGCCAAGGACCTCAACCAGACCAATGGCAAGTGGCCGGCCAGCCACCTGCACGCCTGGCTGGTGTTCGCGGGTTGGGCCGTGATCTCGAGTGTGGTGGCGCTGGTGGTGGTGAAGAAGCGGGATGCCTGA
- a CDS encoding ABC transporter ATP-binding protein — MIELTDLTKRYGDKTAVDHLTVTVRSGTVTGFLGPNGSGKSTTLRMILGLNAPTSGTVTIDGRRFADRPRGLRHVGALLDAQDIHGGRSAVAHLKSLAVSNRIPLRRVGEVLEEVGLAEAGRKRIGGYSLGMKQRLGIAGALLGDPPVLLFDEPLNGLDPEGVRWVREMFQRLAEEGRTVFVSSHLMSEMEHTAERLVVIGRGALIADETLADFSHRGSQPAVLVRSPEAAALAAILTAEGGAVQPAAESDALTVMGLTAARIGELAWQNTIMLAELATQNASLEKAFMELTADSVEYVAGEAGESR; from the coding sequence ATGATCGAGCTGACCGACCTCACCAAGCGCTACGGCGACAAGACAGCCGTTGACCACCTGACCGTGACCGTCCGCTCCGGGACGGTGACCGGCTTCCTGGGCCCCAACGGCTCGGGCAAGTCCACGACCCTGCGCATGATCCTCGGCCTGAACGCGCCGACCTCCGGCACGGTCACCATCGACGGCCGGCGCTTCGCCGACCGGCCCCGCGGGCTGCGCCACGTCGGCGCGCTGCTGGACGCGCAGGACATCCACGGCGGGCGTTCGGCCGTGGCACACCTGAAGTCGCTGGCCGTCAGCAACCGGATCCCGCTGCGGCGGGTCGGGGAGGTGCTGGAGGAGGTCGGGCTGGCCGAGGCCGGGCGCAAGCGGATCGGCGGCTACTCCCTGGGCATGAAGCAGCGGCTGGGCATCGCCGGCGCGCTGCTCGGCGACCCGCCGGTGCTGCTGTTCGACGAGCCGCTGAACGGGCTGGACCCCGAGGGCGTGCGCTGGGTGCGCGAGATGTTCCAGCGGCTGGCCGAGGAGGGCCGGACGGTGTTCGTCTCCAGCCACCTGATGTCCGAGATGGAGCACACCGCCGAGCGGCTGGTGGTGATCGGGCGCGGCGCGCTGATCGCCGACGAGACGCTGGCCGACTTCTCGCACCGGGGTTCGCAGCCCGCGGTCCTGGTGCGCAGCCCGGAGGCGGCCGCGCTGGCGGCGATCCTCACCGCCGAGGGCGGCGCGGTGCAGCCGGCCGCCGAGTCCGACGCGCTGACCGTCATGGGCCTGACCGCCGCCCGGATCGGCGAGCTGGCCTGGCAGAACACGATCATGCTGGCCGAGCTGGCCACCCAGAACGCCTCGCTGGAGAAGGCGTTCATGGAACTGACCGCCGACTCCGTCGAATACGTCGCAGGAGAAGCAGGAGAATCCCGATGA
- a CDS encoding sensor histidine kinase has protein sequence MKRRARWLVDGLLVAAYLLLMALVMPYLREFHTVQVFPSGLYNTMGQVVVMPGGSITQTVYRADGWTRSLPALLTVVLLPLVRRRPLVFAGTVTIGQLLIATVHASGDIRYAMLIAANLCLLAIALAWPRRTSAKAAVLIGAGGLISVAAFPIGASQLMPTHVVVVSLLTLVAWLIGSSTRERRAGAARQRADAAAQAVANERLRIARELHDMIAHSIGIIAIQAGMGNRVIGTQPEEARNALRAIEDTSRDTLSQLRRTLTALRHGENAETPTDPAPGLADLDKLVDSTKHAGVLAIVETAGMPLPLPGEIDLAAYRIIQESVTNVVRHSGARTCHVRIEYREASVAVTVSDDGHGVLGSGGTGFGLVGMRERVSLVNGTFRAGPRFGGGFLVSAMLPVPGFETRFGSAKPDPDTGTDTGSDADPFDPATGIGLPARAKLDRNTHSSAHTADTAHPAPDPNPAVTP, from the coding sequence ATGAAACGACGCGCCCGGTGGCTGGTGGACGGCCTGCTGGTGGCCGCCTACCTGCTGCTGATGGCGCTTGTCATGCCTTATCTGCGCGAGTTCCACACGGTGCAGGTCTTCCCGAGCGGCCTGTACAACACGATGGGCCAAGTCGTCGTCATGCCCGGCGGGTCGATCACCCAGACCGTCTACCGGGCGGACGGCTGGACCCGGTCGCTGCCCGCGCTACTCACGGTCGTCCTGCTGCCGCTGGTCCGGCGCCGGCCGCTGGTCTTCGCCGGCACCGTGACCATCGGCCAGCTCCTGATCGCCACCGTGCACGCTTCGGGCGACATCCGCTACGCGATGCTCATCGCGGCCAACTTGTGCCTGCTCGCCATCGCGCTGGCCTGGCCGCGGCGCACCTCGGCGAAGGCCGCGGTCCTCATCGGAGCCGGCGGCCTGATCTCCGTGGCGGCGTTCCCCATCGGCGCCTCGCAGCTGATGCCGACGCACGTCGTCGTGGTCAGCCTGCTGACCCTGGTGGCCTGGCTGATCGGCAGCTCCACCCGCGAGCGCCGGGCCGGCGCGGCCCGGCAGCGCGCCGACGCCGCCGCCCAGGCGGTGGCCAACGAGCGGCTGCGCATCGCCCGCGAACTGCACGACATGATCGCGCACAGCATCGGCATCATCGCGATCCAGGCCGGCATGGGGAACCGGGTCATCGGCACGCAGCCGGAAGAGGCGCGCAACGCGCTGCGGGCGATCGAGGACACCAGCCGGGACACGCTGTCCCAGCTGCGCCGCACGCTGACCGCCCTGCGCCACGGCGAGAACGCCGAGACCCCGACCGACCCGGCGCCGGGCCTGGCCGACCTGGACAAGCTGGTGGACTCCACGAAGCACGCCGGCGTGCTGGCGATCGTCGAGACCGCCGGCATGCCGCTGCCGCTGCCCGGCGAGATCGACCTGGCGGCATACCGGATCATCCAGGAGTCGGTGACCAATGTGGTGCGCCACTCCGGCGCCCGGACCTGTCACGTCAGAATCGAGTACCGCGAGGCCTCGGTGGCCGTCACCGTCTCCGACGACGGCCACGGCGTCCTGGGCTCCGGCGGCACCGGTTTCGGACTGGTCGGCATGCGCGAGCGGGTGAGCCTGGTGAACGGGACCTTCCGGGCCGGCCCCCGCTTCGGCGGCGGGTTCCTGGTGAGCGCCATGCTGCCGGTGCCGGGGTTCGAGACGAGGTTCGGCTCGGCGAAGCCGGATCCCGACACGGGCACCGACACCGGCAGCGACGCCGACCCTTTCGACCCAGCCACCGGAATCGGCTTGCCGGCCCGTGCCAAGCTTGATCGCAATACCCATTCCTCGGCGCACACCGCGGATACCGCGCACCCCGCGCCCGACCCGAACCCGGCGGTGACCCCGTGA
- a CDS encoding response regulator, with amino-acid sequence MTQDQTSTPIRVILADDQPLIRTGLRVLINDAPDIVVVGEAGTGAEAVDLAAELAPDVAVMDIRMPGMDGIEATRRITESSGTTHVVMLTTFDDDEYVYSALRAGASGFLVKDMALDSILDAVRVLASGDALIAPSITRRLIAEFAIRPEPAGAVQNRGDKALLGNITEREREVLTLVGRGLSNGEIAEELFISAATAKAHVARLFTKLAARDRVQLVIMAYEAGLVSPSR; translated from the coding sequence GTGACCCAGGACCAGACCAGCACCCCGATCCGGGTCATCCTGGCCGACGACCAGCCCCTGATCCGCACCGGCCTGCGGGTCCTGATCAACGACGCGCCGGACATCGTGGTCGTCGGCGAGGCCGGCACCGGCGCCGAGGCGGTCGACCTGGCCGCCGAGCTCGCTCCCGACGTGGCCGTCATGGACATCCGCATGCCCGGTATGGACGGCATCGAGGCCACCCGCCGCATCACGGAGTCATCGGGCACCACCCACGTCGTCATGCTGACCACCTTCGACGACGACGAGTACGTCTACTCCGCATTGCGCGCCGGCGCCAGCGGCTTCCTGGTCAAGGACATGGCCCTGGACTCGATCCTGGACGCGGTCCGGGTCCTGGCCTCCGGCGACGCGCTCATCGCCCCGAGCATCACCCGCAGGCTGATCGCCGAGTTCGCGATCCGCCCCGAGCCGGCCGGCGCGGTGCAGAACCGGGGCGACAAGGCACTGCTGGGCAACATCACCGAGCGCGAGCGCGAAGTGCTGACGCTGGTCGGCCGCGGCCTGTCCAACGGCGAGATCGCCGAGGAGCTGTTCATCAGCGCGGCGACCGCCAAGGCGCACGTGGCCCGGCTGTTCACCAAGCTCGCCGCGCGGGATCGGGTGCAGCTGGTCATCATGGCTTACGAGGCCGGGCTGGTCTCGCCGTCGCGCTGA
- a CDS encoding ricin-type beta-trefoil lectin domain protein, whose protein sequence is MSPAARRRTALATVLTLLLSLLTAWAVASPAAHAATSTTVTVDGGSSGRTFDGIGAISGGGGNSRLLVDYPEPERSQILDYLFKPGYGASLQILKIEIGGDTNSTDGAESSHEHSRGVVDCNQGYEWWLAEQAKARNPNIKIYGLAWGAPGWINGGFWSTDTINYLMDWFGCAAQHNLTVDYLGGWNERDYNTTWYENLKSALNSHGYGATKVVGADSGWGVADSMTSDSTFDNSVDIVGVHYPCGYGSAFDSCDSTTNAVNLNKPLWASENGSESTDGSSTFGAPSIARALNRDYIDGKMTAYINWPLVSAIYPNLHYADQGLGIANQPWSGNYYIGKTTWVMAQTSQFTAPGWKYLDSGSGFLGANRANGSYVSLKSSNGSDYSTVVETMDATAAQTMTVKVAGGLSTGAVHVWQTNVNSGSSSDWFVHSGDVTPSGGSYTVTLQPGYVYTFTTTTGQGKGVTSPPAASAMPLPYTNNFDTAATTTSPLYFSDMNGAFQTAACDAGRAGTCLRQMAPNVPIRWTGESYDAPYTLIGDQTWSNYTVKTDALFEQAGSVELIGRANLQGTNNNGLNAYHLRVGNTGAWSIVKSDNSWNFTTLASGTTSALGLNTWHTVAFQLNGSTLTASVDGRTVGSVNDSTWTNGQAGLGVTGYQTDEFDNFSITPGSTQVVHQGPVPSAEAGKCLDDNGGSTADGTAVQMYDCNNTTAQNWFWANGYFQLNGASGKCLDVTGNNSTNGTLVELWDCNGGANQQWAPQSNGELVSVASGKCLDDPGFNTANYTQLEIWDCNDGANQQWTVP, encoded by the coding sequence ATGTCACCCGCCGCAAGACGCCGCACCGCCCTCGCCACCGTCCTGACCCTCCTCCTCAGTCTCCTGACGGCCTGGGCCGTCGCCTCCCCGGCGGCGCACGCGGCCACCTCCACCACCGTGACCGTCGACGGCGGCTCCTCCGGCCGCACCTTCGACGGCATCGGGGCGATCAGCGGCGGCGGGGGCAACTCCCGCCTGCTGGTCGACTACCCCGAGCCCGAGCGCAGCCAGATCCTGGACTACCTGTTCAAGCCCGGATACGGCGCCTCGCTGCAGATCCTGAAGATCGAGATCGGCGGCGACACCAACTCCACCGACGGCGCGGAGTCCTCGCACGAGCACAGCCGCGGGGTCGTGGACTGCAACCAGGGCTACGAGTGGTGGCTCGCGGAGCAGGCCAAGGCCCGCAACCCCAACATCAAGATCTACGGCCTGGCCTGGGGTGCCCCGGGCTGGATCAACGGCGGCTTCTGGTCCACCGACACCATCAACTATCTGATGGACTGGTTCGGCTGTGCCGCGCAGCACAACCTGACCGTCGACTACCTCGGCGGCTGGAACGAGCGCGACTACAACACCACCTGGTACGAGAACCTCAAGAGTGCGCTGAACTCGCACGGCTACGGGGCCACCAAGGTGGTCGGGGCCGACAGCGGCTGGGGCGTCGCGGACTCGATGACCTCGGACTCGACCTTCGACAACTCCGTGGACATCGTCGGCGTCCACTACCCCTGCGGTTACGGGAGCGCCTTCGACTCCTGCGACAGCACCACGAACGCGGTGAACCTCAACAAACCCTTGTGGGCCAGTGAGAACGGCTCGGAGTCGACCGACGGCAGCTCCACGTTCGGCGCCCCGAGCATCGCGCGCGCCCTCAACCGCGACTACATCGACGGCAAGATGACGGCGTACATCAACTGGCCGCTGGTATCCGCGATCTACCCGAACCTGCACTACGCCGACCAGGGGCTCGGGATCGCGAACCAGCCGTGGTCCGGCAACTACTACATCGGCAAGACCACCTGGGTCATGGCGCAGACCTCGCAGTTCACCGCGCCGGGCTGGAAGTACCTGGACTCCGGCAGCGGCTTCCTCGGCGCGAACCGGGCCAACGGCAGCTACGTGTCGCTGAAGTCGTCGAACGGCAGCGACTACAGCACCGTGGTGGAGACCATGGACGCCACGGCCGCGCAGACGATGACGGTGAAGGTGGCCGGCGGCCTGTCGACCGGAGCCGTGCACGTCTGGCAGACCAACGTGAACTCCGGCAGCTCCTCCGACTGGTTCGTGCACAGCGGTGACGTCACGCCCTCCGGCGGGTCCTACACGGTGACCCTGCAGCCCGGCTACGTCTACACCTTCACCACGACCACCGGCCAGGGCAAGGGCGTCACCTCGCCGCCGGCGGCCTCGGCGATGCCGCTGCCGTACACGAACAACTTCGACACCGCGGCCACCACCACCTCGCCGCTGTACTTCTCGGACATGAACGGCGCCTTCCAGACCGCCGCCTGCGACGCCGGCCGCGCCGGGACGTGCCTGCGCCAGATGGCGCCGAACGTGCCGATCCGGTGGACCGGGGAGTCCTATGACGCCCCCTACACCCTCATCGGCGACCAGACCTGGTCGAACTACACGGTCAAGACCGACGCGCTGTTCGAGCAGGCCGGCAGCGTGGAGCTGATCGGCCGGGCGAACCTGCAGGGCACGAACAACAACGGGCTGAACGCCTACCACCTGCGGGTCGGCAACACCGGGGCCTGGTCGATCGTGAAGAGCGACAACTCCTGGAACTTCACGACGCTGGCCAGCGGCACCACCTCCGCGCTCGGCCTGAACACCTGGCACACGGTCGCCTTCCAGCTGAACGGCTCGACGCTGACGGCGTCCGTGGACGGCAGGACCGTCGGCAGCGTCAACGACAGCACCTGGACCAACGGCCAGGCGGGTCTGGGCGTCACCGGCTACCAGACCGACGAGTTCGACAACTTCTCCATCACCCCGGGCTCCACGCAGGTCGTGCACCAGGGGCCGGTCCCCTCGGCCGAGGCGGGCAAGTGTCTGGACGACAACGGCGGCTCGACGGCCGACGGCACCGCCGTCCAGATGTACGACTGCAACAACACCACGGCGCAGAACTGGTTCTGGGCCAACGGCTACTTCCAGCTGAACGGCGCCAGCGGCAAGTGCCTGGACGTCACCGGCAACAACAGCACCAACGGCACGCTGGTCGAGCTCTGGGACTGCAACGGCGGCGCGAACCAGCAGTGGGCGCCGCAGTCGAACGGCGAGCTGGTGAGCGTCGCATCCGGCAAGTGTCTGGACGATCCGGGCTTCAACACCGCCAACTACACACAACTGGAGATCTGGGACTGCAACGACGGGGCCAACCAGCAGTGGACGGTGCCATAA